CTGGGGAGGTTATGGCCCCAGGCTGAGCATACATAAAGAAGACTGTCCCAAAGAACAAGCTCACAGCCACCAGATGGGaagtgcaggtggagaaggctctgCGTCTTCCCTCAGCGGAGGGTATCCGCGTGACAGTGGTGATGATGTAGCTGTAGGAGATAAGGACGACCAGGCCAGTGCTCACTATGATGAACCCGCACACAGTCAGCATCGCCATTTCATTGGCAAAGGTGTCAGAGCAGGAGGCTTGCATCACTGCGGGGACGTCGCAGAAGAAGTGGTCAATTTTCCCCGGCCCGCAGAAGGACAAGGTGAATGTAAAGCCTGTTTGGATGCTGCCATTGAAGCAGCCTGAGAGATAGGAGACCACCACCAGGAAAACACATATCCTCTTGGACATTGTGATTGGATAACGCAGTGGGTTGCAGATGGCGACGAAGCGGTCATAAGCCATCATGGCTAGGAAGAATGCCTCGGTGGTCccaaagagagagaagaagaacATTTGGGCAGCACAGCCATTGTAGGAAATGGCTTTTCGCCCTGTTGAGAAGCACAGCAGGGCTTTGGGGGCAATGACGGAGGAGTAGCAGAGGTCCAGGAAGGACAGGTTcttcaggaagaagtacatgggggtgtggagccTGGAGTCAGCGCTGATGATGGTGATCATGCCGACATTCCCCACCAGGGTGACAGTGTACAGAACCAAGAAGAGGACAGAGAGGAAGACTTGCAGTTCAGGATGGCCTCCAAATCCCACCAGGATGAACTCAGCCACCATTGTGTGGTTTTCCATGGCTCTTTTTGTATATGGAGGAAAGAAGAGACAATTTGGGGAGAATGTTGTTTCCTCAATGAGCTCCAATCACCATGTTGGTATATACTAGCTGTCAGCAGACACATGCAGTTGAACTATCCATTGCAACCCTGGGCATGGGACAGAGAAGACAATACATAAGAATCACACTTTCTTGCAACAGATATTGTGCTTCTTCATCATAAGCAAACATCCACATGTGTAGTTTATCATGTTGGAAGTAGACTGGTCCTGAAAGTTGAAAGAAGGTTGAGAATGAATGAGAGAACTTTTACAAGCCAGGAAAACTGTAATAAACATGTAGACTTAAATAcatatatttcattaaaaaatctAGAAAAAAGAGAGAAGTGAGGGGAAGTAGAGAAAGAGATTAGAAAGGGAAAACAGGGAAAATGtgtgagatagatagatagatagatagatagatagatagatagatagatagatagatagatagatagatagatagatagatagatagatagatagatagatagatgtgaaAACTTAAGTATGGAAATTTTAGGGGAAAGTTAGATGGGAATCTGTTAGATAAGAACCAACCCCTACATTTTTACAAGAGCCAATCTCATGACAGTTTCACCATTCATAGTGGCAGAAAATTCAGGCTTTCACCTCACAAGAGTTCAGCCCAAGCCAATCCAAGCCAATTTGTCTTATAGCTAGAAAACTGTTTGCCTGATTCATGTCCAAACATCACTTCCTTACTCCTCATTTGAAAGAGGAGAAAAGGGGTCCAAATTTTACTTATGCTgagactggtgtaaatcaggaagagATGTgaagtcacattgcttaatgctcTACTAGAAAGTGCTTGGATACTAGCATGAGGAGTGCAGTATAAAAACCTatctagaatagaatagaatagaatagaatagaatatgaAAATATGTGTTAAGATCAAcggttttctcctctcccccaccctgatgtaaatca
This DNA window, taken from Emys orbicularis isolate rEmyOrb1 chromosome 12, rEmyOrb1.hap1, whole genome shotgun sequence, encodes the following:
- the LOC135886674 gene encoding olfactory receptor 9S13-like; the protein is MENHTMVAEFILVGFGGHPELQVFLSVLFLVLYTVTLVGNVGMITIISADSRLHTPMYFFLKNLSFLDLCYSSVIAPKALLCFSTGRKAISYNGCAAQMFFFSLFGTTEAFFLAMMAYDRFVAICNPLRYPITMSKRICVFLVVVSYLSGCFNGSIQTGFTFTLSFCGPGKIDHFFCDVPAVMQASCSDTFANEMAMLTVCGFIIVSTGLVVLISYSYIITTVTRIPSAEGRRRAFSTCTSHLVAVSLFFGTVFFMYAQPGAITSPGQSKVVSVFYTIVIPMLNPLIYSLRNKEVKVALRRQLKKKGFFH